A DNA window from bacterium contains the following coding sequences:
- a CDS encoding glycosyltransferase codes for MNIVFVGPAWPYRGGIAETTNALYKTFVERGHNVHIVGFKKQFPKLLFPGQTQLDTSRDMSLPSQRTLIPWMPHTWPATAQAIRAHKPDLLIYKWWIPFMGPAFWGVSKLLGDDYIRKTAFVCHNVLPHEKRFGDIPFTKMALGRGSFIMTLSMAEADTARGLFPDWKSEQIRATPLPVYECYEPFTEGPAAARAKLAIDAKKLLLFFGLVRHYKGVDVLLQAMPEIIRRDPEIKLVVAGEYYDGQEKYEKLIDDLGIRDHVIVRPYFIPSHEIGTYLAAADLNVLPYRHATQSGILVTAYSHGCPVLVTRVGGLWEVVDEGKSGFVVERENPQAIADTVAKFYASGGRATYETHVREKAKEFSWHRPCEILEAFANKL; via the coding sequence TTGAACATCGTCTTTGTCGGGCCGGCATGGCCATATCGCGGAGGCATCGCGGAAACGACGAACGCGCTCTATAAGACGTTTGTCGAACGCGGGCACAATGTGCATATCGTCGGGTTCAAGAAGCAGTTTCCCAAGCTGCTCTTTCCCGGGCAGACGCAGCTTGACACGTCGCGCGACATGAGCCTGCCATCGCAGCGCACGCTGATTCCGTGGATGCCGCATACGTGGCCCGCGACTGCCCAAGCGATTCGCGCCCACAAGCCCGATCTGCTGATCTATAAGTGGTGGATACCGTTCATGGGCCCGGCGTTCTGGGGCGTGTCGAAGCTGCTGGGCGACGACTACATTCGCAAAACGGCCTTCGTCTGCCATAATGTGCTGCCGCACGAGAAGCGCTTCGGCGATATTCCGTTTACGAAGATGGCGCTGGGACGCGGATCGTTCATCATGACCTTGAGCATGGCCGAAGCCGATACGGCGCGCGGTTTGTTTCCTGACTGGAAGTCTGAACAGATTCGCGCCACGCCGCTGCCGGTCTATGAATGCTATGAGCCGTTCACCGAAGGCCCTGCCGCCGCGCGCGCGAAACTCGCTATTGACGCGAAGAAGCTGCTGCTGTTTTTTGGCTTGGTGCGGCACTACAAAGGCGTTGATGTGCTGCTGCAGGCGATGCCGGAAATCATTCGCCGCGATCCGGAGATCAAGCTCGTCGTTGCCGGTGAATATTACGACGGCCAGGAGAAGTACGAGAAGCTCATTGACGACCTGGGTATTCGCGACCATGTGATCGTGCGGCCCTATTTCATTCCGTCGCACGAGATCGGCACGTATTTGGCCGCAGCCGACTTGAACGTCTTGCCGTATCGTCACGCGACGCAATCGGGAATTCTCGTGACGGCCTATTCGCACGGCTGTCCGGTGCTGGTTACCCGCGTCGGTGGTTTATGGGAAGTCGTAGACGAAGGCAAAAGCGGTTTTGTCGTAGAGCGCGAGAACCCGCAAGCGATTGCGGATACGGTCGCAAAATTTTATGCCAGCGGCGGCCGCGCCACCTACGAAACGCACGTGCGCGAAAAGGCCAAAGAATTCTCATGGCACCGGCCCTGTGAGATATTAGAGGCTTTTGCAAACAAACTGTAG
- a CDS encoding methyltransferase domain-containing protein: protein MSDHAIDYDPVKASLGRVVARQALLRRLFYTMLGALFLRNWYIRRELNRVRNTKPKWDIFDAGSGFGQFSYKMAKTFPNATVYAIDVKEEQIEDCTWFSKAVGQTNVSFNIGDLVEYRKPEAYDLILNTDVLEHVLEDEKMWGNFFASLRSGGYMIATTPSSSEGQREYAEGDISVIGEHVREGYSKQEFIDKATRAGFKIERLDYSYGPFWGALAWKILQRIPMQMLSISKLFFVIVAPWMVLLYPIAAFAMWMDMRTNNAKGGGWIFVGRKP from the coding sequence TTGTCAGATCACGCCATAGATTACGATCCCGTCAAAGCATCGCTGGGCCGCGTCGTCGCGCGTCAGGCGCTGCTGCGCCGGTTGTTTTACACGATGCTGGGCGCGCTGTTCCTGCGCAATTGGTATATTCGCCGTGAGCTCAACCGTGTTCGCAACACGAAGCCGAAGTGGGATATCTTTGACGCCGGTTCGGGGTTCGGTCAGTTCTCTTACAAGATGGCCAAGACTTTTCCCAACGCCACGGTCTATGCGATAGACGTGAAGGAAGAGCAGATCGAAGACTGCACGTGGTTCTCGAAGGCCGTGGGTCAGACCAACGTGAGCTTCAACATCGGCGATCTGGTCGAGTACCGCAAGCCCGAAGCGTACGATCTGATTCTCAACACCGACGTGCTCGAGCACGTGCTGGAAGATGAGAAGATGTGGGGAAACTTCTTTGCGAGTCTGCGCAGCGGCGGCTACATGATCGCCACCACGCCAAGTTCAAGCGAAGGCCAGCGCGAATACGCCGAAGGGGATATCTCAGTCATCGGCGAGCATGTGCGGGAAGGGTACTCCAAACAGGAATTCATAGACAAGGCGACCCGCGCCGGATTCAAGATTGAGCGGCTCGACTATTCCTACGGACCCTTCTGGGGCGCGTTGGCGTGGAAGATTCTCCAGCGCATTCCGATGCAAATGCTGTCCATCTCCAAACTGTTCTTCGTCATCGTCGCGCCGTGGATGGTTTTGCTCTACCCAATTGCGGCGTTCGCGATGTGGATGGACATGCGGACCAATAACGCCAAAGGCGGCGGCTGGATCTTCGTGGGCCGCAAGCCGTAA
- a CDS encoding T9SS type A sorting domain-containing protein has protein sequence MKTLWMIVTLCGLLLGSAFAQSFDVVATPEFATEVYSTVAWGDVDNNGYPDLFCGASGDAVSQLYLNSGSGWSDGAEWFDFPSITNVRTARLVDYNQDGLLDLFCLTSEGDGVALYRQTESRRFQPVALDLDGQTDEAIRAAVWCDADLDGNLDLLLSNRSTDDQSTVLLVPSDESMIEVRGADGPFAETDVLQISAVDFDQDGDLDYFMSKGDGSTSLWVQRDGGYSNYSDYLWFPTKIATTGITWADFDRNGTLDLFASGSSKDNCMYYQGDGNNVLPCSFDNVSEQTGLRALAAGAVDAHAVDVNADGRTDLFLNCETDNKLVFNTADGWEAAPRHHALIQPGLMTTGSAWADFDRDGDLDVALISARGGVRLYSNQVEQTREYIGLNLCSAQGTAPLMNCLVKVQFESGKQWAATSMYTASVGADEQTVLLYNPSWYHSEQWVVSVAWPNGMVTELTQDDLPLNANSILCMPLVPLIEAPNQGVSLAAIPDINNYPNPFNPTTQIEFKLDAAAEITLSVFNLLGQEVAVLARGTYDAGQHSLAFDAAALPSGLYLARLDTPAGSVVHRMLLTK, from the coding sequence ATGAAAACCCTATGGATGATCGTGACCCTATGCGGACTGTTGCTCGGTTCGGCTTTCGCTCAGAGCTTTGACGTGGTGGCAACGCCGGAATTTGCTACCGAGGTATACAGCACCGTCGCGTGGGGCGATGTTGACAACAACGGCTACCCAGACCTGTTCTGCGGCGCGTCGGGGGACGCCGTCAGCCAGCTCTACCTTAATAGCGGGAGCGGTTGGAGCGATGGCGCGGAGTGGTTTGACTTCCCGTCAATCACTAATGTGCGCACCGCGCGTCTGGTGGACTACAATCAGGACGGTTTGCTCGACCTGTTCTGTCTGACGAGCGAGGGCGATGGAGTCGCGCTGTATCGCCAGACTGAGTCGCGCCGCTTCCAGCCGGTAGCGCTCGACCTCGATGGTCAAACCGATGAGGCCATTCGCGCCGCCGTTTGGTGCGACGCCGACTTGGACGGCAATCTCGATCTGCTGCTCAGCAACCGTTCGACCGACGATCAGTCCACCGTACTGCTCGTGCCGTCCGATGAAAGCATGATTGAAGTACGCGGCGCGGACGGACCGTTCGCAGAGACCGACGTACTGCAAATCAGCGCGGTAGATTTTGATCAGGACGGCGACCTTGACTATTTCATGAGCAAGGGCGACGGCTCCACCAGCCTGTGGGTTCAGCGCGATGGCGGCTACTCGAATTACTCGGACTATCTGTGGTTCCCGACCAAGATCGCCACAACCGGCATCACGTGGGCCGATTTCGACCGGAACGGCACGCTCGATCTGTTCGCCAGCGGTTCGTCGAAAGACAATTGCATGTATTATCAGGGCGACGGCAACAACGTCTTGCCGTGCAGCTTTGATAACGTGTCGGAACAGACCGGCCTGCGGGCCCTCGCTGCGGGCGCCGTGGATGCGCATGCCGTGGATGTCAATGCCGACGGGCGCACGGACCTCTTCCTCAACTGCGAAACCGACAACAAGCTCGTGTTCAATACGGCTGACGGTTGGGAAGCCGCGCCGCGCCACCATGCGCTGATTCAGCCGGGCCTGATGACCACGGGCAGCGCTTGGGCGGACTTTGATCGTGACGGCGATTTGGATGTCGCGCTGATTTCAGCCCGCGGCGGCGTGCGGCTGTATAGCAATCAGGTCGAGCAAACGCGCGAGTACATCGGCTTGAATCTGTGCAGCGCGCAAGGGACCGCACCGCTGATGAACTGTCTGGTCAAGGTGCAATTTGAAAGCGGCAAGCAGTGGGCGGCGACGTCCATGTACACCGCTTCGGTCGGCGCCGACGAGCAGACGGTGCTCCTTTATAACCCGTCGTGGTATCACAGCGAGCAGTGGGTGGTCAGCGTGGCTTGGCCGAATGGCATGGTTACGGAGCTGACGCAGGATGATCTGCCGCTCAACGCCAACTCGATCTTGTGCATGCCGCTTGTGCCGCTGATTGAAGCGCCGAATCAGGGTGTGTCACTGGCGGCAATTCCCGACATCAACAACTATCCCAATCCGTTCAACCCGACGACGCAAATCGAGTTCAAACTCGACGCGGCGGCGGAGATTACTCTGAGTGTGTTTAACCTGCTTGGCCAGGAGGTCGCTGTCCTGGCCCGCGGAACGTACGACGCCGGGCAGCACTCCCTGGCGTTCGATGCGGCCGCCCTGCCGTCCGGTCTCTATCTCGCGCGCTTGGACACGCCGGCGGGATCGGTCGTGCACCGGATGCTTCTGACCAAGTAG
- a CDS encoding tetratricopeptide repeat protein: MLERHFTRLLALLTGVFAAVRLLAYQQMSGSIVTKIPVLDSDTYFKWGYQLSQGGGHPPGPFWLGPGYAQFISWVFRATGDISPQIVLLAQMFLSVVTFVLIVLLARRCFGRAAAVATGVLAIFYAPWLYYDGILLSASWILFLNSAMLYLLVEHGGVMDDAPRSIWAWAVAGALCALSAIARPSVLPFAALLLLFVCWRVWKQNWKVVFPLVFTLALVLVHLPISVRNSSAGGSSVFVTASGGVNFFIGNRSGATGVYDELDFVRSFDAQREAEGYRAEASRRSGKQLTLPQSAAFWRDQALRDVFQKPLLWVGVQLKKFWWLIRNEEVANNFSFRAMEMSNSVVNLLPLRWGLLLPLALAGLFLLWQTRRRLVVFGLYAASYVVTVMLFFVSSEYRFPLIVLLLPLGGAAIAQLLDSVRSKRTTAAAIGLGIYVVLVLVANAPSREAAHTVEPRVDYANLGSIALSYQMYPEALAMFARSLSVDPDFQIARLGLAEALWATRNYDQAREEYARAGVAPPDSLSGAPLDALRAMLDSVSTSQGDSAALAMLDREIPHPESLAIRDLWVERARLQAASNNYGGAYLSILEAHKLDPDDPEWLFWAAQYILELDFPQQADSLYQEAINRYPAYAPARVEKGFLALEQGDIDEAVRQSRELDKIQIGNDTIQAAADTLDAALRRLNW; this comes from the coding sequence ATGCTCGAACGACACTTCACAAGACTGCTCGCGCTGCTGACGGGCGTGTTCGCGGCGGTCCGGCTGCTGGCCTATCAGCAGATGTCCGGATCCATTGTCACCAAAATTCCCGTGCTCGACAGCGATACCTATTTCAAATGGGGCTATCAGTTGTCGCAGGGCGGAGGGCACCCGCCCGGACCGTTTTGGCTCGGGCCGGGTTATGCGCAGTTTATCAGTTGGGTGTTCCGGGCAACGGGCGACATTTCACCGCAGATCGTGCTGCTCGCGCAGATGTTTCTGTCGGTCGTGACGTTTGTGCTGATAGTGCTGCTGGCGCGGCGCTGTTTCGGCCGGGCGGCGGCTGTGGCCACAGGCGTCTTAGCAATCTTCTATGCGCCGTGGCTCTACTATGACGGCATTCTGCTGTCGGCGTCGTGGATTCTGTTCTTGAACAGCGCGATGCTCTATCTCCTCGTTGAACACGGCGGAGTCATGGACGATGCGCCGCGCAGCATTTGGGCATGGGCCGTGGCCGGTGCGTTGTGCGCGCTGTCGGCGATTGCGCGGCCTTCGGTGCTGCCGTTCGCCGCGCTCCTGCTGCTATTTGTCTGTTGGCGCGTGTGGAAACAAAACTGGAAGGTCGTTTTCCCGCTCGTCTTCACGCTGGCGCTTGTGCTCGTGCATCTTCCAATTAGCGTGCGCAACAGTTCCGCGGGCGGCAGTTCCGTGTTTGTCACGGCGTCGGGCGGCGTGAATTTTTTCATCGGAAATCGCAGCGGCGCGACCGGCGTCTACGACGAATTGGATTTTGTGCGGTCGTTTGACGCGCAGCGCGAAGCGGAAGGCTACCGCGCGGAAGCGTCGCGGCGGTCCGGCAAACAGTTGACGCTTCCGCAATCGGCGGCGTTCTGGCGCGACCAGGCGCTGCGCGACGTCTTTCAAAAACCGCTGCTGTGGGTCGGCGTGCAACTCAAAAAGTTCTGGTGGCTCATTCGCAATGAAGAGGTCGCCAATAACTTCTCGTTTCGCGCGATGGAGATGAGCAATAGCGTCGTTAATCTGTTGCCGCTGCGCTGGGGGCTGCTGCTGCCGCTGGCGCTGGCAGGGCTCTTTCTATTGTGGCAAACGCGGCGGCGTTTGGTCGTGTTTGGATTGTATGCGGCAAGCTATGTGGTCACGGTGATGCTGTTCTTTGTGTCATCGGAGTACCGCTTCCCGCTAATCGTTCTGTTGCTGCCATTGGGCGGCGCGGCGATAGCTCAACTATTGGATTCAGTGCGCAGCAAGCGCACGACAGCGGCGGCGATCGGATTGGGGATCTATGTCGTGCTGGTGCTTGTGGCGAATGCACCGTCGCGCGAAGCGGCCCACACCGTCGAGCCGCGCGTAGACTATGCCAACCTTGGTTCCATTGCCTTGAGCTATCAGATGTATCCCGAGGCCTTGGCGATGTTCGCGCGGTCGTTGTCAGTAGATCCGGATTTTCAAATTGCGCGCCTGGGATTGGCGGAAGCGCTGTGGGCTACGCGCAACTATGATCAGGCGCGTGAAGAGTATGCCCGCGCCGGGGTCGCTCCACCGGATAGTCTGTCGGGCGCTCCGCTCGACGCCTTGCGCGCCATGCTCGACAGTGTGAGCACCAGTCAGGGTGACTCGGCAGCGCTGGCGATGCTGGATCGCGAAATTCCGCATCCGGAAAGTCTGGCCATTCGGGATCTGTGGGTGGAGCGCGCGCGCTTGCAGGCAGCTTCCAACAACTATGGCGGCGCGTATCTCTCGATTCTGGAAGCGCACAAGCTCGATCCCGATGATCCTGAGTGGCTGTTCTGGGCGGCGCAGTATATCTTGGAACTGGACTTCCCGCAGCAGGCTGACTCGCTCTACCAAGAGGCGATCAACCGCTATCCGGCCTATGCGCCGGCGCGGGTGGAGAAGGGCTTCCTCGCCCTCGAGCAGGGGGACATTGACGAGGCTGTCCGACAATCGCGCGAGCTGGACAAGATCCAGATCGGAAATGACACGATTCAGGCCGCAGCCGACACACTTGATGCGGCGCTGCGGAGGCTTAACTGGTAG
- a CDS encoding metal-dependent transcriptional regulator gives MKELSSAAEDCLLFAYRLSERGEELSISALARGLGLTDSTVTAMIQKLAKQELVNHIPRREVSLSERGAELARNLIRRHRLIETYLHNKLGYTWDEVHDEAERIEHAVSEKFVEAIDRELGFPKFDPHGDPIPDAQGHSAVRKLRKLSEMHVGEYGKIARVVGGKPDALLYLTRLGITLGTDVEVTYAPAQDEIVHLSVEGVQRTLGAAVASNILVE, from the coding sequence ATGAAAGAGCTGTCGAGCGCCGCAGAAGACTGTTTATTATTCGCTTACAGACTGTCCGAGCGAGGCGAAGAGCTGTCAATTTCAGCACTTGCGCGCGGCCTGGGGCTCACGGATTCAACCGTGACGGCCATGATCCAGAAGCTGGCGAAGCAGGAACTGGTTAACCATATCCCCCGCCGGGAAGTCAGCCTGAGCGAGCGCGGGGCGGAACTGGCCCGCAACCTGATCCGCCGCCATCGGCTGATCGAGACCTACCTCCACAATAAGCTCGGCTACACCTGGGATGAAGTCCACGATGAGGCCGAGCGCATCGAGCATGCCGTTTCGGAGAAATTCGTCGAGGCCATTGACCGCGAGTTGGGTTTTCCCAAGTTCGATCCGCACGGCGACCCGATTCCCGATGCGCAGGGCCACAGTGCGGTACGCAAGCTGCGGAAGCTCTCCGAGATGCACGTCGGCGAATACGGTAAAATTGCGCGGGTGGTCGGCGGTAAGCCCGACGCGCTGCTCTATTTGACGCGACTTGGCATTACGCTGGGCACAGACGTCGAGGTGACGTACGCGCCCGCGCAGGATGAGATCGTCCACCTGTCGGTGGAAGGCGTGCAACGCACGTTGGGCGCGGCCGTCGCGTCAAATATTCTGGTGGAGTAG
- a CDS encoding Nramp family divalent metal transporter, with protein sequence MSTENHNVSLSEVHRTVEIPQKSTVIRRMLAFAGPAYLVSVGYMDPGNWATDLEGGSRFGYALIWVLLMSNLMAVLLQALSARLGIVTGHDLARACRENYSKPVSAVLWVICEIAIIACDLAEVIGSAIGLQLLFGIPLLWGVLITAVDVFLLLLFQHLGIRKVEAFVLTLVATIGGCFLVEMMLAQPSISGIFSGFAPTLTGESLYVAIGILGATVMPHNLYLHSALVQTRAVGNNPASIRQACKYNLVDSAVALNLAFFVNAAILILAAAVFHSNGVEVTEIQQAHELLTPLVGVKIASTAFAIALLASGQSSTLTGTLAGQVVMEGFINLRIRPWLRRMITRSLAIVPAAFTIWILGEQGSYQLLILSQVVLSMQLPFAVIPLIQFTSDRRLMGEFASKLWVKILAWLAAAVIISLNIWLVITTLGEWIGTAPNGMEWYHALVLAAAAGLGALLAYLITVPLFRRLARPEMVVPSFEIPVTANVQYKKIAVALEGTHSDRVLLAQALAMAEDQHAQLLLVHVADTVGPRVWQQESEDREVLADEIYLSRLQEELLARGIQAKPVLGYGNPPDEIVRLVKQEQAELLIIGTHGHRLIKDLLLGATATRVRHLIDIPVFMVRVDP encoded by the coding sequence ATGAGTACTGAAAACCACAACGTCTCACTGTCTGAAGTCCATCGCACTGTAGAGATTCCACAAAAGTCCACCGTGATCCGACGGATGCTGGCCTTTGCCGGCCCCGCGTATCTCGTCAGCGTGGGCTATATGGATCCGGGAAACTGGGCGACAGACCTCGAAGGCGGGTCCCGCTTCGGTTACGCGTTGATCTGGGTGCTCTTGATGAGCAATCTGATGGCCGTACTCCTGCAAGCGCTGTCGGCCCGATTGGGAATCGTCACCGGGCACGATCTGGCGCGGGCCTGCCGGGAAAACTACTCGAAGCCGGTCAGCGCCGTCCTCTGGGTAATATGCGAGATTGCCATCATCGCCTGCGATCTGGCCGAAGTTATCGGTTCGGCTATCGGCTTACAACTGCTGTTTGGCATCCCGTTGTTGTGGGGTGTGTTGATCACGGCCGTTGACGTCTTTTTGCTGCTGCTGTTTCAACATCTCGGTATTCGCAAAGTTGAGGCCTTCGTATTGACCTTGGTCGCCACTATTGGCGGCTGTTTCTTAGTCGAAATGATGCTGGCGCAGCCGAGCATTAGCGGAATATTCAGCGGCTTTGCACCGACCTTGACCGGCGAGAGCCTGTATGTCGCGATCGGTATTCTGGGAGCGACCGTCATGCCGCACAATTTATACTTACATTCGGCGCTGGTCCAGACGCGCGCCGTCGGCAACAATCCGGCCAGCATTCGCCAGGCGTGTAAATACAATTTAGTGGACTCGGCCGTCGCACTGAACCTGGCGTTCTTTGTGAATGCCGCCATCTTGATTCTGGCCGCCGCTGTATTCCATAGCAACGGCGTTGAAGTCACCGAGATTCAGCAGGCGCACGAACTGCTGACGCCGCTGGTGGGCGTAAAGATCGCCAGCACCGCATTTGCCATTGCCCTCTTGGCCAGCGGGCAGAGCTCGACCCTGACCGGAACGCTGGCCGGGCAGGTGGTCATGGAGGGCTTCATCAACCTGCGCATTCGTCCGTGGCTGCGGCGAATGATCACCCGATCGCTGGCTATCGTACCTGCGGCGTTCACGATTTGGATTCTGGGTGAGCAGGGCAGCTATCAGCTCCTGATCCTCTCGCAAGTCGTGCTGTCCATGCAACTGCCGTTTGCGGTGATCCCGTTGATCCAGTTCACGAGCGACCGACGGTTGATGGGCGAATTTGCGAGCAAGCTATGGGTCAAGATACTCGCTTGGTTGGCGGCGGCGGTCATCATCAGTCTGAATATCTGGCTCGTGATCACGACGCTCGGCGAATGGATCGGCACGGCGCCTAACGGTATGGAGTGGTATCACGCGCTGGTGCTGGCGGCGGCGGCAGGGTTGGGAGCGCTGTTGGCATACCTGATTACCGTTCCGCTCTTCCGGCGGCTGGCGCGGCCCGAAATGGTGGTGCCGTCGTTTGAAATTCCCGTTACCGCAAACGTGCAGTACAAGAAGATCGCCGTTGCCTTGGAAGGTACGCACAGTGACCGGGTGCTGTTGGCCCAAGCGCTGGCGATGGCCGAAGATCAGCACGCTCAATTACTCCTCGTGCACGTTGCCGACACCGTGGGACCGCGAGTCTGGCAACAAGAGTCTGAAGATCGCGAAGTGTTGGCCGATGAAATCTACCTGTCCCGCTTGCAAGAAGAACTGCTGGCGCGCGGTATCCAGGCGAAGCCCGTGCTCGGTTATGGAAATCCACCGGACGAGATCGTGCGACTGGTTAAGCAAGAACAGGCCGAGCTGCTCATCATCGGGACGCACGGCCACCGCTTGATCAAAGACCTGCTGCTGGGTGCAACTGCTACTCGCGTGCGACACTTGATCGACATTCCGGTCTTCATGGTCCGCGTAGACCCGTAG
- a CDS encoding T9SS type A sorting domain-containing protein has product MLRLRSLFTVMTLLALAALAVAVPRQCVVLEHFTNTSCGPCFANNPFLEAAVNDMGRDTLVKISYHVNWPGPNDAFYLHNSTENSQRWNWYGVTGVPDMYIGNLSPNFNTAQIKSMARNEFAENCPVAIEEFLAYQLDGEETTVHFSGRLNAESTMPATARLFVALITTNVDPYNSPNGEDHIAEPFRDHGYHATQGLTITAVPGSPQEFTGTLSKLAAWNASDLEAVAFVQNTSGREILQGEVTDVMAEYDMAQSNVDGPTQQIVPVAAGEHGYILELANNGISDDVYTVELDGTWPANWTLTVEEQDGTPSPDQITVSLASLETRYLFVRANTNGNPGSASFTVRSTSQNADGLVVENSYRMMAGLDVLVIDGDGGETYESYYNEAMAAADDQVSMVWGWWDATLDDVDGSMFDGVDVVLWFTGNRWQETLTPLDQLNLQDYLDAGGNLFLTGQGMGFDMRNDQFFQEYMHATYLRNFPIGTSVTGLPGTLADGEAFAIASGTGANNQSRQSALAPRSDQAQLVFNYDQEFQGESQGAALQVDNGTYKLLYLGFGFEAIATEEARVSMMTNAMEWLLGTSATPESPATLPTEFSLAQNYPNPFNPETSIPFALPARANVKLAVFDLLGREVATLVEGTFEAGEHTVSFNGADLASGVYFYRLNAQAGEQSFNSTRKLVLMK; this is encoded by the coding sequence ATGCTTCGTTTGAGAAGTCTGTTTACCGTGATGACCTTGTTGGCTCTGGCGGCGTTGGCCGTCGCAGTACCGCGGCAGTGCGTCGTCCTCGAGCACTTTACTAACACGTCCTGTGGGCCGTGTTTTGCAAACAACCCGTTCCTGGAAGCGGCTGTCAATGACATGGGCCGCGATACGCTGGTGAAGATCAGCTACCACGTTAACTGGCCGGGACCCAACGACGCCTTCTATCTCCACAATTCCACGGAGAATTCGCAGCGTTGGAACTGGTACGGCGTAACGGGCGTGCCCGATATGTACATCGGCAACCTCTCGCCGAATTTCAATACCGCGCAGATCAAGAGCATGGCGCGCAACGAATTCGCCGAAAACTGCCCGGTGGCCATTGAAGAGTTCCTCGCCTATCAGTTGGACGGCGAAGAGACCACGGTGCATTTCTCCGGTCGTTTGAACGCGGAATCCACGATGCCGGCGACGGCGCGCCTGTTTGTCGCGCTGATCACGACCAACGTTGATCCGTACAATTCTCCCAACGGCGAAGATCATATTGCCGAGCCGTTCCGGGATCATGGTTATCATGCAACGCAGGGTTTGACGATCACCGCCGTTCCGGGTTCGCCGCAGGAATTTACGGGCACGCTGTCGAAGCTCGCCGCGTGGAACGCCAGCGACCTCGAAGCCGTGGCCTTTGTGCAGAATACTTCGGGCCGCGAAATCTTGCAGGGCGAAGTGACTGATGTCATGGCAGAGTATGACATGGCCCAGTCGAACGTGGATGGCCCGACGCAACAGATCGTGCCGGTCGCCGCGGGTGAACATGGTTACATTCTCGAGCTGGCCAACAATGGCATCAGCGACGACGTTTATACCGTCGAATTGGACGGCACGTGGCCGGCCAACTGGACGTTGACGGTTGAAGAGCAGGATGGAACGCCCAGCCCGGATCAGATCACCGTATCGCTGGCCAGCCTCGAAACGCGCTACCTGTTCGTGCGCGCGAACACCAACGGCAACCCCGGTTCGGCTTCCTTCACGGTGCGTTCCACCTCGCAGAATGCCGACGGGCTGGTGGTTGAGAACAGCTATCGCATGATGGCCGGACTCGACGTGCTCGTCATTGACGGCGATGGCGGCGAAACCTACGAAAGCTACTACAACGAGGCCATGGCGGCTGCTGATGACCAGGTGAGCATGGTGTGGGGTTGGTGGGACGCCACGCTTGATGATGTGGACGGTTCCATGTTTGACGGGGTGGACGTGGTGCTGTGGTTCACGGGCAATCGTTGGCAGGAAACGCTGACGCCGCTGGACCAGCTCAATCTGCAAGACTATCTTGATGCCGGCGGCAACCTGTTCCTGACCGGTCAGGGCATGGGCTTCGACATGCGTAACGACCAGTTCTTCCAGGAATACATGCACGCCACCTATCTGCGAAATTTCCCCATCGGCACTTCGGTGACCGGCCTGCCGGGCACGTTGGCGGATGGCGAGGCGTTCGCGATCGCAAGCGGCACGGGTGCAAATAACCAGAGTCGTCAGTCGGCGCTCGCGCCGCGCAGCGATCAGGCGCAGCTCGTGTTTAACTACGATCAGGAATTCCAGGGCGAGTCGCAGGGCGCCGCGCTGCAAGTTGACAACGGCACGTACAAGCTGTTGTACTTGGGTTTTGGCTTTGAAGCAATCGCGACTGAAGAGGCCCGTGTGAGCATGATGACGAATGCTATGGAATGGCTGCTGGGCACGAGCGCTACGCCGGAATCGCCCGCTACGCTGCCGACCGAGTTCAGCCTCGCGCAGAACTATCCCAACCCGTTTAACCCCGAGACCTCCATTCCGTTCGCCCTGCCGGCGCGCGCCAATGTGAAGCTCGCGGTGTTTGACCTGCTGGGCCGTGAAGTCGCCACGCTGGTCGAAGGCACATTTGAAGCCGGCGAGCACACCGTCAGCTTCAATGGCGCGGATCTCGCAAGCGGCGTCTATTTCTACCGCCTCAATGCACAGGCCGGTGAGCAGAGCTTCAACAGCACGCGCAAGCTGGTCTTGATGAAGTAA